TTGTATGCTTCTCCATCACCATCACTTCAGATAATTTCTGATTTGGTTGTATGACGAATTCAATTCCGAACGGATGCTGTCCAGGATAATCAAAATCACTTTCAATTGGTATTTCGCCATTATTTTTGATTTTGAAATCGTAACGTAATATACCTTCCGATTGAATAACCGTTATTTCTGTATCTGTAATTTCAAGCTTGTTTTGATTTTCAAAGCCCGTTAGGAGATTAAATACGAGAAATAGTATAAACAAAAACCCTATTTTTTTCATGCGTTCCCTCCTTTATTTGTGTCATAATGTAGTGTGGAAATAATTAGTAGTTCCTATGCATAGATTAAAGAATTTATCGTAGTGAATCAATAAGAAAATCAGCGGCTGGTTTGAAAATTGTAAATGATGTTGATGAGAGCTCTTTAATTCAAAGCGTGATTATGTTGTTAATTTAAAAGAAGAGTGCTATAATTTAAAAATAACTGAATAGTTTTGAAGATGTAGGTGCAATGAAATTTAATTTTATTGCTTAAAAGGGAAGTTCGGTGAAAACCCGACGCTGTCCCGCAACTGTAATAGGGAGCAATTCGATGGATACCACTGTTTATTGTTGTAAAATGGGAAGGTTCGAATTGCGATGATCTAAAGCCAGGAGACCTGCCTATATCTAGCGGCATTTATTCCTACGAGGATAGGAGGTGTTACGTGTATTATGAAGCCTTGTAATTTTAAAACAAGTTTGCTTGTTTTTTATCATGCGCACTAACAACTTCCATATGGAATGTTAGTGTGCATTTTTTATGTGATTTTGCAAGGGATTGAAGTGGGTTGACTGAAAAACAAGTACATTTAAAAGTAAGACTATGTTCTTTTAATAAGGAGGCGGGCATGTGAAGAAGGTTGAGACAACTAAAAAGCATACGCTATTTCCGAGCGAGCAATCAGTCACGTCTGTCGACCTCGATGAGGAAGAAAATCTAATTGCTAAAACCATTGATAAATTTATTCAAAAACAAGTAACACCAAATATGACAAAGCTTGAATCGTATGATTATGAACTTGCTAAAAAACTATTTCGCAACGCAGGAGATCTTGGATTATTAGGTGCAGAAGTTCCCCAAATATATGGGGGTATGAATCTGGGCAAAAAAGCTGCAGGTTTAATTGCTGAACGAATAGGTTATGGTGCATCATTTAGTGTGTCCTTCAATATTCATACAGGTGTAGGAACACTTCCATATGTATATTTTGGTACACAGGCGCAGAAAAAACAATATCTGCCGAAGCTTGTATCTGGCGAATGGGTTGGTGCGTATGCATTAACAGAATCAAATGCTGGATCAGATGCACTGGCTTCAGAAACAACTGCAGTTTTAACTGAAAACAGTGATGAATGGGTATTAAATGGTGAAAAGCAATGGATAACAAATGCCCATATTGCCAGCGTTTTCGTGGTGTTCGCAAAAACGAAAAATGGTATTACAGCATTTATTGTAGAACGATCAATGTCCGGTGTTTCAATCGGGGTAGAAGAAAAGAAGATGGGCATTAAAGGCTCATCAACTGCAACCTTGATTATGGATAATGTTATGCTGTCAGCTGATCAAGTGCTTGGTCAAGTTGGGAAAGGACATCTCATTGCACTTAATATATTAAATCTTGCTCGTCTAAAGCTTGCCTTTGCTAATGTAGGCACTGCAAAACAAGCGCTGTCGTTTGCAGTAAATTATGGAAAGGAACGAAAGCAATTTAATCAGGAGCTTGTCTATTTTACAATGATTCAAGAGAAGCTGGCAAATATGACTTTAGCAACTTTTGCAGCTGAATGTACAGCGTATGTAACAGCGAATAGGTTAGATAATCTGCAAACCAACTTATCAAATCAAGAAGACATTGTTGCTCGTCTTTCTAATTATGCAGTTGATTGTTCGATTAATAAAGTCTATGCATCGGAAGCTTTGCACTATGTTGTAGACGAAGCCTTACAAATTCACGGTGGTTACGGATATATGCAAGAATATGAAGTAGAGCGTTTATACCGGGATGCAAGAATTAATCGATTATTTGAAGGAACAAGTGAGATTAATCGCCTTACAATTGTAAGATCTTTCTTGAAATTGTATCGTAATGATAAATCGATAATTGAACTGGAAGAAACACAAAACCATTCTCAAAACTTATTTATCCGCTATTCCAGCAAGCTATTAAACATGATTTTGAAAGCGGTTACCAAAGAAGGTGATATCATTAAAGATGATCAAGAAATTCAACGAATGCTTGCGGATATCATCAAAAAAATTTACGTAATGGAATCTGTACAGTTAACTGCTCGAACAACAAAATCAAATCAAGATTTAAAAGAAACGATGGCAGAAGTAATTTGTGAAGAGGGGTATTTCGAGGTTGAAAGGAATACCATTGCGATTATATCCTCGGTTGTTTCAGATGATGCTAAAAAGCGAGAGTTCTTAGATGAAATAAACAATTTTGCATTGCCGATGTATTCCAACTTGATTGACAAGAAGCGTAAGATAGCAATGGAAGTAATTTCAAATAATGGATATAAGAAATGAGGGAGTATATGAAGAATATCGGTTTTATTGGTTTAGGGAATATGGGGCTGCCAATGTCAGCTGGGTTGGTTAACTCAGGGTATCATGTTATGGGCTACGATTTAAATGAAGAAGCGTCACTCTCTTTGAAAAAAGCAGGTGGGGAAATTGCTTCATCTGTGGCACAGGTCGTAGAAAAAAGTGAACTCATCCTGACGAGTCTTCCGTCGGTAAAAGCAGTGGAAGAGGTCTACTTAGGGAAAGAAGGATTAATTACGAATGCCAAGCCAGGACAGCCGTTAGTAGATACAAGTACAGTTTTTCCTGCGTTAAATGTAAAAATTTCAGAGGTTTGTAAAGAGCATAACCTTGATTTTTTGGCATCCCCTGTGAGTGGGGGAGTCATAGGCGCTGTAAACCAAACATTAACTGTAATGGTTGGAGGATCACAGCATGTCTATGATGAAGTGCTTCCAGTTTTTCAAGTGCTTGGAGAGAATATATTCCATGTTAATGAGCAAATCGATAGTGGAACGACGGTAAAGTTGATTAATAATCTATTGATTGGTTTTTACACTGCTGGAGTCAGTGAAGCATTACAACTAGCAAGCAAAAAGAATATTGATTTAGATGAATTGTTTTCCATGTTGAATGTGAGCTATGGACAGAGTCGGATATACGAACGAAACTATAAGAGTTTTATTGCGGAGAACGATTATAATCCGGGATTTTCTCTTAAACTGCTGAGAAAGGATCTCGAATTTGCAATGGAGCTTGCAGACGAAAGTCACCTTGCTTTACCAATCAGTAAATCGTTACTCCATTTATATCGGTCAGTTGAACAAGAAGGTTACGGCGATCAGGACATGGCAGTGCTCTATGAACAAGTAAAATAACAATCCAATAAAAAGGAGGCAAAACAATGATTTCTTCAGATGTAAAGGTTATGAAAAATTTTATAGATGACAGCTGGGTGGAAGCTGGAAGTGGAGAAACGATGACAGTGCCAAATCCAGCTACAGGAGAGACAATCGCACAGGTTACGATTTCAGGTAAAGCAGAAGTTGACGAGGCAGTAGCTGCAGCAAAATTGGCTTATGACGATTGGGAAGCTGTGCCTGTTCCTAACCGAACGCGATTATTATTTAACTATCTTCATTTACTAAAAGAGCAAAAAGAAGCGTTAGCAAAAATTATTACAATGGAAAATGGAAAGTCCTATAAGGATGCACAAGGGGAGGTGCAGCGTGGAATTGAAGTTGTTGAACTAGCAACATCAACGCCAAATCTGATGATGGGTGACGCATTGTCAGGCATCGCACAGGGAATTGATGGTTCTATTTGGCGATATCCAATCGGTGTCGTTGCAGGGATTACACCATTTAATTTTCCAATGATGGTTCCGCTCTGGATGTTCCCATTAGCCATCGCTTGTGGTAATACATTTGTGTTAAAAACATCGGAGCGAACACCAATACTTGCAGAACGATTGGTTGACCTGTTTTATGAATCAGGATTTCCGAAAGGTGTATTAAATTTAGTAAATGGAGGCAAAGAGGTAGTAAATCGGTTCCTGGAGCATCCAGATATTGAAGCAATCTCCTTTGTCGGTTCAGAGCCAGTTGCAAAACATGTCTACCAAACTGGTACAGCTAATGGAAAGCGTGTACAGGCGCTTGCTGGTGCTAAAAACCATGCAATCGTTATGCCGGATTGTAATTTAGAAAAAACAATTCAAGGTGTAATTGGTGCTGCATTTGGCAGCAGTGGAGAACGCTGTATGGCATGTTCCGTTGTTGCAGTTGTAGATGATATTGCAGATGAATTCTTAGAGAAGCTTGTGGCAGAAACAAAAAGGCTTAAAGTAGGAGATGGCATGAATGAGGACACCTTTGTTGGTCCACTTATTCGTGAAGCACATAAAGAAAGAGTCATTGGCTATATTGATTCTGGTGTTGCAGATGGCGCCGATTTATTAGTTGATGGCAGACATATTAAAGAGGAAACAGCAGAAGGTTATTACGTTGGTGCTACGATTTTTGACCATGTTACAACCGATATGAAAATTTGGCAAGACGAAATTTTTGCACCTGTGCTGAGTGTGCTACGTGTAAAAGACTTAGAAGAAGGGATTAAGGTAACAAATCAATCGAAATTTGCTAATGGGGCTGTCATTTATACGGATAGCGGAAAGAGTGCACAGCAATTTCGTGAAAAAATTGATGCTGGAATGGTTGGCATCAATGTCAATGTTCCTGCACCAATGGCATTTTTCGCATTTGCTGGAAATAAAGCTTCCTTCTACGGAGACTTAGGTACGAATGGAAAAGATGGCGTTCAATTTTACACGCGGAAAAAAGTAGTAACAGAGCGATGGTTTTAGTGAAAAGTGATGATTCTGTTAGTTGAAGGAGGACTTCCTGCACCTTCAGCATTAAAAATACACCTGAGGAAATTCAGGCAATTTGAAAACCACAAGAAAGCAGAAAACCCGATTCCCCCTAGCTAAGGGATTCGGGTTTTTAATGAGTGCTATAATCAGTATGAGCTTTGGAAAAAAGAATCAACCATTGATGAAGACACTTCGGATAGTTGTTTGTAAATGTATTTTGGGTTATGGTCTTTGTCAATTACTACCGACCGAACACCTTCATAAAAATCTTCTGATCTTAGGAAATTGGCAGCAACGATTAAATCCGTGTCTAAGCATTCCCTTAGTGATTTCGTTTCTCCTTCGATTAGTTGCCTCAAGGTAACCTTTAATGATACGACTGATTTAGATAATAATGTTTCTCTTGTCTGTATGGAAAAATCATCATTATCCGCTTCTAATGAATTAATAATTTCTTCTATAGTAGGATAAGCGAAATGTTTATCAATATCTCTCTGTAAAGTAGCAAGTTTTCCTTCTTCTGGATCTGATTTAAATTTTTGGACAACGTCATCAAGTGCAGCGGGTTGGTTCTGTTCCTTATGCCAATCAATTGTATTAATTTGCTCAAGCAATGGGGTTAAATGCTCACTTGGAATAAAAGCATCAGCTCCATTAGCATAAAGAACATCGGAAGCTTTCAGCACATTTGCAGTCAGGGCTAAGTAACGCCCAAGATGACCTGGAGCCTTATTTAAAAAGTAAGCTGCGCCAACATCCGGAAAGAAGCCAATATTCATTTCCGGCATGGACCACTTTGTCCGTTCTGTAGCAATTCGGTGGCTGGCCCCTTGAGAAAGTCCGATTCCACCGCCCATTACAATTCCATCAAGGCAGGCAAGAATTGGTTTTGAAAAGTCGGCAACGAGCTGATCTGTTTCATACTCATCTTGAAAGAATTGCATCGACCCCTCAAATGCTGTTTCATTCTCCTTGGATTGATAGAGCTTCTTAATATCTCCACCAGCACAAAAACCTTTTTCGCCTGCACCTTGAAGAATAATAAGCTGTACAGCTGGGTCTCTTTCCCACTGGAAAAGCATGTTCTTAATCGAGGTAATCATTTCATGGTTTAATGAATTAATAGCCTTTGGACGATTTAATGTAATCGTTGCAACACCATTTTTAGCGGTTGAAAATAAAACTTCATTCATTCGTTTCTCCCCCTTATCCATGCTGATTTTGAGAGCGTTGTCCTTTGTGCATTCGCTTAGTGCTTAACTGCTGTTTATAAAAAGGAAAATCTTATCATCCTTTATCTTCTTAAGATAAGCAAATGTATGTTGCTATCATATCAATTATTATCCTGTTTTTACTATCAATATGATTTGTACGTTATGAAATTGAAAGAATACACACTTCTGCACATCTGGTTTTAGTTAGCTAGAACTTTTTATAAAACAGTATGAAACGGAGCTTTTTAGAAATAATAAAATTCAGGACCATCCTGTTAGATGCAAATATATCAATGATCGTGTTATCGCTCGCCCATTATCAATACAATAGTTAAATACCCATACAGCTTCTTTATCATTTAAGAATAGTTATCTATTGTAATCAACGTTTTTTCTAGTTATACTTTAACTTTATCCAGAAAAGTATCAGCTCTCGATTTAAACAAAATCGAACAAATTGTAGCGAAACTTAAATGATGTAAAGCATATTAAAAGGAGTTTTAGAATGAAGTCAACAAACAAAGTACAACCTGTTTTTTATTGGGCCATCGGGATACTGGCCATAATTATTTTTTCTGGTGTCATATTTCCCAACACCCTTGAGAGCATAACCGGAAGTATTGAACGTTTTATTTCTACAACATTTGGATGGTATTATTTAATAGTCGTTTCATTTTTTGTGGTTGTATCCTTGTTTTTTATTGTAAGTTCTTATGGAAATATTAAGCTTGGAAAAACTGATGATAAGCCAGAATATGGCTATTTAACTTGGTTCGCGATGCTATTTAGTGCTGGCATGGGAATTAGTCTGGTCTTTTTTGGTGTTGCAGAGCCGCTATCACATTTTGCCATTCAGTCTCCTACCGTTACTGAAGGGACAAATGAAGCAGCGAGAGAAGCCATGCGATTTGTCTTTTTTCATTATGGAATACATGCATGGGGAGTTTACGCCTTTATTGCCCTTTGTATTGCGTACTTTAATTTTAGAAAAGGAAAGTCTGGTTTAATTAGTGCTACACTTTCACCGATTATGAATACAGAAGGTCTATCGGGTAAAGTAATCGATATCTTTGCTTTGGTTGCAACGGTTACAGGTATTGTAACCAGTCTTGGTCTTGGTGCAGTACAAATGAATGGGGGACTTTCATATTTAATTGACTTACCAATTTCATTCTTTATTCAAGTAATTATCATTATCGTGGTAAGTATGATATTTTTAACATCTGCTATGACAGGTTTAGATAAAGGGATTCGTTTACTCAGTAATTTGAACATGGTGTTAGCTTTTATCTTGCTTTTATTCATAGGGATATTTGGTGGAGCTACTCTATATTCGTTGGATCTTTTCACGAATACTCTTGGTTCCTATATTCAGACCCTGCCTGAAATAAGTTTACGTACTGCACCTGGCAGTCCTGAAGATCGCCAGTGGATTAGTGATTGGACAATGTTTTATTGGGCTTGGTGGATCGCTTGGTCTCCATTTGTAGGTACTTTTATCGCAAGAGTATCAAGAGGTCGTACAATTCGGGAATTTTCAATTGCGGTTTTAATTGTACCTTCTATAGTTGGGTTTATATGGTTCTCATTACTTGGAGGGACAGGAATCTATCTTGAAGCAGAAGGCATTATGAATATTTCGGCTCTTGCAGAGGAAGAGATGTTATTTGGTATGTTAAGCACAATGCCATTTAGCACAATTGCATCAGTTTTAACGATCATTTTAATTGCTGTATTTTTTATTACCTCTGCTGATACAGCGACGTTTGTTTTGAGCATGCATTCTACAAATGGATCATTAAATCCACCAAATTGGATTAAGTTTATTTGGGGTATTGTTCTTTCCTTAACAGCGATCACGTTGTTATACAGTGGTGGGCTTCAAGGAGTACAAAACATGATGATTATTGCCGCTTTTCCATTTTCAATTATTTTGCTGTTGATGGTGTTTGCGCTTATGAAGTCACTAAGACTGGAAAAGTTAAAGCAAAAAGCTAAGTTGAGAAATAAAGAATAAGGAATCATTTGTTCAAAAAATGCCAATGGATTTTATCTATTGGTATTTTTTATTGGATGAAAATATTCATGAATTAATTTCCTTGTTATAATTACTCTAACAATTATTGTTCAGACATGATTTTAAATTTGGATGGTGACAAAGATGAATCCGATTTTGAAAGTGTTTCCAGAGGAATTCCTAACAGAAAGACTCATAATTCGCATACCAAGACCAGGTGATGGAAAAGCTGTTTATGAAGCTATTCAAGCATCAATAAATGAATTGAAACCTTGGATGCCCTTTGCCCGGCAGGAGCAAACGGCACAAGATGTCGAGTTGAATATTCGCTCAGCTTATATTTCATTTTTGAAAAGAGAAGATCTTAGATTGCTCGTTTTTCATAAAGAGACTGGTGCATTTATTGCTTCTTCAGGCCTGCATCGGGTTAATTGGGCTATTCCTAAATTTGAGATTGGTTATTGGATTGATACTCGCTTTAGTGGAAAAGGATATATGTCAGAAGCGGTACGAGGAATTGTCAATTTCGCATTTACCGAATTAGATGCCAAGCGGTTAGAAATTCGCTGTGATACAAGGAACCAAAAGAGCCGGGCAATTCCGGAGAAGTTAGGTTTTGTGTTAGAAGGTATTTTAAAAAATGATGATCTTTCTCCAGATACGAATGAACTGCGAGATACATGTGTCTATGCAAAGCTTGTATAAGCAAATTTTGGTTATAATAATAAGGAAAAAAGGTTCGGCTTATGA
This region of Oceanobacillus sp. FSL K6-2867 genomic DNA includes:
- a CDS encoding acyl-CoA dehydrogenase family protein; the protein is MKKVETTKKHTLFPSEQSVTSVDLDEEENLIAKTIDKFIQKQVTPNMTKLESYDYELAKKLFRNAGDLGLLGAEVPQIYGGMNLGKKAAGLIAERIGYGASFSVSFNIHTGVGTLPYVYFGTQAQKKQYLPKLVSGEWVGAYALTESNAGSDALASETTAVLTENSDEWVLNGEKQWITNAHIASVFVVFAKTKNGITAFIVERSMSGVSIGVEEKKMGIKGSSTATLIMDNVMLSADQVLGQVGKGHLIALNILNLARLKLAFANVGTAKQALSFAVNYGKERKQFNQELVYFTMIQEKLANMTLATFAAECTAYVTANRLDNLQTNLSNQEDIVARLSNYAVDCSINKVYASEALHYVVDEALQIHGGYGYMQEYEVERLYRDARINRLFEGTSEINRLTIVRSFLKLYRNDKSIIELEETQNHSQNLFIRYSSKLLNMILKAVTKEGDIIKDDQEIQRMLADIIKKIYVMESVQLTARTTKSNQDLKETMAEVICEEGYFEVERNTIAIISSVVSDDAKKREFLDEINNFALPMYSNLIDKKRKIAMEVISNNGYKK
- a CDS encoding NAD(P)-dependent oxidoreductase translates to MKNIGFIGLGNMGLPMSAGLVNSGYHVMGYDLNEEASLSLKKAGGEIASSVAQVVEKSELILTSLPSVKAVEEVYLGKEGLITNAKPGQPLVDTSTVFPALNVKISEVCKEHNLDFLASPVSGGVIGAVNQTLTVMVGGSQHVYDEVLPVFQVLGENIFHVNEQIDSGTTVKLINNLLIGFYTAGVSEALQLASKKNIDLDELFSMLNVSYGQSRIYERNYKSFIAENDYNPGFSLKLLRKDLEFAMELADESHLALPISKSLLHLYRSVEQEGYGDQDMAVLYEQVK
- a CDS encoding CoA-acylating methylmalonate-semialdehyde dehydrogenase, which codes for MISSDVKVMKNFIDDSWVEAGSGETMTVPNPATGETIAQVTISGKAEVDEAVAAAKLAYDDWEAVPVPNRTRLLFNYLHLLKEQKEALAKIITMENGKSYKDAQGEVQRGIEVVELATSTPNLMMGDALSGIAQGIDGSIWRYPIGVVAGITPFNFPMMVPLWMFPLAIACGNTFVLKTSERTPILAERLVDLFYESGFPKGVLNLVNGGKEVVNRFLEHPDIEAISFVGSEPVAKHVYQTGTANGKRVQALAGAKNHAIVMPDCNLEKTIQGVIGAAFGSSGERCMACSVVAVVDDIADEFLEKLVAETKRLKVGDGMNEDTFVGPLIREAHKERVIGYIDSGVADGADLLVDGRHIKEETAEGYYVGATIFDHVTTDMKIWQDEIFAPVLSVLRVKDLEEGIKVTNQSKFANGAVIYTDSGKSAQQFREKIDAGMVGINVNVPAPMAFFAFAGNKASFYGDLGTNGKDGVQFYTRKKVVTERWF
- a CDS encoding enoyl-CoA hydratase/isomerase family protein yields the protein MNEVLFSTAKNGVATITLNRPKAINSLNHEMITSIKNMLFQWERDPAVQLIILQGAGEKGFCAGGDIKKLYQSKENETAFEGSMQFFQDEYETDQLVADFSKPILACLDGIVMGGGIGLSQGASHRIATERTKWSMPEMNIGFFPDVGAAYFLNKAPGHLGRYLALTANVLKASDVLYANGADAFIPSEHLTPLLEQINTIDWHKEQNQPAALDDVVQKFKSDPEEGKLATLQRDIDKHFAYPTIEEIINSLEADNDDFSIQTRETLLSKSVVSLKVTLRQLIEGETKSLRECLDTDLIVAANFLRSEDFYEGVRSVVIDKDHNPKYIYKQLSEVSSSMVDSFFQSSY
- a CDS encoding BCCT family transporter, yielding MKSTNKVQPVFYWAIGILAIIIFSGVIFPNTLESITGSIERFISTTFGWYYLIVVSFFVVVSLFFIVSSYGNIKLGKTDDKPEYGYLTWFAMLFSAGMGISLVFFGVAEPLSHFAIQSPTVTEGTNEAAREAMRFVFFHYGIHAWGVYAFIALCIAYFNFRKGKSGLISATLSPIMNTEGLSGKVIDIFALVATVTGIVTSLGLGAVQMNGGLSYLIDLPISFFIQVIIIIVVSMIFLTSAMTGLDKGIRLLSNLNMVLAFILLLFIGIFGGATLYSLDLFTNTLGSYIQTLPEISLRTAPGSPEDRQWISDWTMFYWAWWIAWSPFVGTFIARVSRGRTIREFSIAVLIVPSIVGFIWFSLLGGTGIYLEAEGIMNISALAEEEMLFGMLSTMPFSTIASVLTIILIAVFFITSADTATFVLSMHSTNGSLNPPNWIKFIWGIVLSLTAITLLYSGGLQGVQNMMIIAAFPFSIILLLMVFALMKSLRLEKLKQKAKLRNKE
- a CDS encoding GNAT family N-acetyltransferase — translated: MNPILKVFPEEFLTERLIIRIPRPGDGKAVYEAIQASINELKPWMPFARQEQTAQDVELNIRSAYISFLKREDLRLLVFHKETGAFIASSGLHRVNWAIPKFEIGYWIDTRFSGKGYMSEAVRGIVNFAFTELDAKRLEIRCDTRNQKSRAIPEKLGFVLEGILKNDDLSPDTNELRDTCVYAKLV